The Dehalococcoidales bacterium genome contains a region encoding:
- a CDS encoding endonuclease MutS2, with the protein MDDKSLEMLEFPKIKEILAGYTSFSASRELAMALRPLYDYEQISRLLRRTAEARELLRLDRGFSIGGAVDIRDKARLASLEGVLDPSSLLDIQQTLAALHDLRRYLKSIAGDFPLLWEIAEGIAELQQIEKDIGGCIDPGGEVLDTASPALASIRARLRESRGQILEKLEGIVRSPRSGTILQEDVITEREGRYVILVKMEHRHEVTGIVHDISNTGATVFMEPTATVGLGNAIRELVVEERHEIEKVLRLLTAEVGAHAEDIARSVELTAELDLILAKARYAARTRAVEPVITDGSQSQKGFIKLIDARHPLLGEKAVPFSVELGNEYSAMIITGPNTGGKTVTLKTIGLLSLMAQSGLPIPAAGESQLPLFDGIFADIGDEQSIEQTLSTFSWHMGNIVRIIAQVTPRSLVLLDELGTSTDPAEGSALARAVLRYFLGQGALTVATTHFSDLKAFAHTTQGMENASLEFDPKTLTPTYHLTVGLPGGSNAIATAARLGIPAEIVNDARSMLSGHSQELEGLLANLMEEKQKIAVLQRDLTAERETLARRNAEMAKEIKRLQTEERRAVQSARDEIVREAAELHKEIRQAAADLRKEKSAAGLEQARNTLARVREQIQGVAWQPAAGETPEEESAVIKVGDSVLVKEAGLTATVMAISEENQEIEVQAGRTKMRLGLGSVVKVAPSGKTVPAPIKTPPVRRAPMELDLRGKRADEVEPILDGYLSDAAQSNLPEARIIHGYATGTVRSIVREFVKSHPLVKSFRPGERNEGGDGVTVVRF; encoded by the coding sequence ATGGACGATAAAAGCCTGGAAATGCTGGAGTTCCCCAAGATAAAGGAAATACTGGCCGGCTATACCTCTTTTTCCGCCAGCCGGGAGCTGGCGATGGCGCTGCGGCCGCTGTACGACTATGAACAAATTTCCCGGCTGCTGCGCCGGACGGCGGAAGCCCGGGAGCTTTTAAGGCTGGACCGGGGTTTCTCCATCGGCGGGGCGGTGGATATCCGCGATAAAGCCAGACTGGCATCACTGGAAGGCGTCCTCGACCCGTCCAGCCTGCTGGACATACAGCAGACCCTGGCCGCGCTGCACGATCTGCGGCGCTACCTCAAGAGCATCGCGGGGGATTTCCCGCTACTGTGGGAGATAGCCGAGGGCATCGCCGAGCTGCAACAGATAGAAAAAGACATCGGCGGGTGCATCGACCCAGGCGGAGAAGTGCTGGACACCGCCTCGCCGGCCCTGGCCAGCATCCGCGCCCGGCTGAGGGAATCACGCGGGCAGATACTGGAGAAGCTGGAAGGCATCGTGAGGTCGCCGCGGAGCGGCACCATCCTCCAGGAGGACGTCATCACCGAGCGCGAGGGGCGCTACGTCATCCTGGTCAAGATGGAGCACCGCCACGAGGTGACCGGCATCGTCCACGATATATCCAACACCGGCGCCACCGTTTTCATGGAGCCTACGGCCACGGTGGGGCTGGGCAACGCCATACGGGAACTGGTGGTGGAGGAGCGGCATGAAATCGAGAAGGTGCTGCGGCTGCTGACGGCCGAGGTGGGCGCCCACGCCGAAGATATTGCCCGGAGCGTGGAACTGACCGCCGAGCTCGACCTGATTCTGGCCAAAGCCAGGTACGCGGCCAGGACCAGGGCGGTGGAGCCGGTTATTACCGACGGCAGCCAATCACAGAAAGGCTTTATAAAACTGATAGACGCGCGGCACCCGCTGCTCGGCGAAAAGGCCGTGCCCTTTTCCGTGGAGCTGGGCAACGAGTACTCCGCGATGATTATCACCGGCCCCAATACCGGGGGCAAGACGGTCACCCTAAAGACCATCGGGCTGCTCAGCCTGATGGCGCAGTCCGGCCTGCCGATTCCCGCCGCCGGGGAAAGCCAACTGCCGCTTTTCGACGGGATTTTCGCCGATATCGGGGACGAGCAAAGCATCGAGCAGACGCTATCCACCTTCAGCTGGCACATGGGCAACATCGTCCGCATTATCGCCCAGGTCACACCCCGGAGCCTGGTGCTGCTGGACGAACTGGGCACCAGCACCGACCCCGCCGAAGGCTCGGCTTTAGCGCGGGCGGTACTGCGCTATTTCCTCGGCCAGGGCGCGCTGACGGTAGCCACCACCCATTTCAGCGACCTAAAAGCCTTCGCCCATACCACGCAGGGCATGGAGAACGCATCGCTGGAGTTCGACCCGAAAACGCTGACACCCACCTACCACCTGACGGTGGGGCTGCCGGGGGGCAGCAACGCGATAGCTACCGCCGCCCGGCTGGGTATCCCGGCGGAGATAGTCAACGACGCCCGCAGTATGCTTTCCGGACACAGCCAGGAACTGGAAGGCCTGCTGGCCAACCTGATGGAAGAAAAGCAGAAAATAGCCGTCCTGCAACGCGACCTGACCGCCGAGCGGGAGACGCTGGCCCGCCGCAACGCGGAGATGGCTAAGGAGATAAAGCGGCTCCAGACCGAGGAGCGCCGCGCCGTGCAGTCCGCCCGCGATGAAATCGTCCGGGAGGCGGCGGAGCTGCATAAAGAGATACGGCAGGCGGCCGCCGACCTGCGCAAGGAAAAGTCCGCCGCCGGGCTGGAGCAGGCCAGGAATACGCTGGCCAGGGTGCGGGAGCAGATACAAGGAGTGGCCTGGCAGCCCGCCGCCGGAGAAACGCCGGAAGAAGAGTCCGCCGTCATCAAGGTGGGAGACAGCGTACTGGTAAAAGAGGCCGGGCTTACCGCCACGGTCATGGCTATATCCGAGGAGAACCAGGAAATAGAAGTGCAGGCCGGCAGGACGAAAATGCGGCTGGGGCTGGGCAGCGTGGTCAAAGTAGCGCCGTCCGGCAAGACGGTGCCGGCGCCGATAAAGACCCCACCCGTCCGCCGCGCCCCGATGGAGCTGGACTTGCGCGGCAAGCGCGCCGATGAAGTGGAACCGATACTGGACGGCTACTTGAGCGACGCGGCGCAGTCCAACCTGCCGGAAGCGCGCATCATCCACGGCTATGCCACGGGCACGGTGAGAAGCATCGTGCGGGAGTTTGTCAAGTCACACCCGCTGGTAAAGTCCTTCCGTCCCGGGGAGCGCAACGAGGGCGGCGACGGGGTGACGGTGGTGAGATTTTAG
- a CDS encoding TusE/DsrC/DsvC family sulfur relay protein has product MSQMELAGQVLEVDEHGFMQETARWTEEIAKAYGAQESVTELTADHWKVINYLRNYYLANGICPMVRRLVKESGFTLKQLYDLFPEGPANSACKWAGVPKATGCV; this is encoded by the coding sequence ATGTCACAAATGGAACTCGCCGGTCAGGTACTGGAAGTTGATGAGCACGGCTTTATGCAGGAGACCGCCAGGTGGACCGAGGAAATCGCCAAAGCTTACGGGGCGCAAGAGAGCGTCACCGAACTTACCGCCGACCACTGGAAAGTCATTAATTATCTGAGAAACTACTACCTTGCCAATGGCATTTGCCCCATGGTGAGAAGGCTGGTCAAGGAAAGCGGCTTTACCCTGAAGCAGCTTTATGACCTTTTCCCGGAAGGCCCGGCCAATTCCGCCTGCAAGTGGGCCGGTGTTCCCAAAGCCACCGGCTGCGTGTAG
- a CDS encoding protease inhibitor I42 family protein, whose product MKKTIILGLITILLVPLLVMGCGAGTKTTIELSLDDFAKQNNMVKNITVSPHGIITVTLGSNASTGYQWGEAAIGDTSKVAEATRQFVEPTQEGIAGAPGKDVWTFDAKAAGSTTITFSYSRPWEGGEQDTYTLTINVTVK is encoded by the coding sequence ATGAAAAAGACAATCATCCTGGGACTGATAACCATACTGCTGGTACCCTTGCTGGTCATGGGGTGCGGCGCGGGGACGAAGACAACTATCGAGCTGTCGCTCGACGACTTCGCTAAACAAAACAACATGGTTAAGAACATAACGGTCTCCCCACACGGCATAATAACGGTCACCCTGGGTTCTAACGCCAGCACAGGCTACCAGTGGGGCGAGGCGGCAATCGGCGACACGAGTAAGGTCGCGGAAGCCACGCGCCAGTTCGTGGAACCTACCCAGGAAGGTATAGCGGGCGCACCCGGCAAGGATGTCTGGACGTTCGACGCCAAAGCGGCCGGCAGCACCACGATTACCTTCAGCTACAGTCGACCGTGGGAGGGCGGGGAGCAGGACACCTACACTTTAACGATAAACGTAACCGTGAAATAA
- a CDS encoding MDR family MFS transporter, with protein MTQYNQIQAGGLSSLPRKQIIITFAGVLLAMFLSSLDQTIVGTAMPRIIADLGGFTQYTWVTTAYIITSAVAIPITGKLTDMYGRKYFYLGGIAIFVLASVACGLSNTMVQIIIFRGVQGIGGGVMMANAFTVIGDLFPPAVRGKYQGIMSAVFGLSAVIGPTLGGYITDNLSWHWVFFVNVPLGLLVITLFVFFFPHIKPDNLKHTIDYPGVACLVLMVVPLLLALTWGGVEYPWGSAIIIGLFAVSVVALGLFLLAEQRAKEPLIPLSLFQNRIVTISFIMVFLTSMGMFGAITFIPLFFQGVLGATATASGNFVTPMMLGTVTGSFLSGQALSRIGGHYKLQGVIGVGIMMVGMFLLSRMNIDTTNGEAIRNMIIAGFGLGITMPLYTIAVQNAVPYKILGVATSSTAFFRSIGGSVGLAIFGSVMSNRFAAELLTRVPQDFVNAVPPDQLSTLAHNPEALMSSDAQAQLQGMVSHLGDKGPAVLQQVLQAMRESLALSISHVFLYSCAAVVLAFIINFFIKEIPLRTHHGADTPPLQKKAGK; from the coding sequence GTGACACAATATAATCAGATTCAAGCGGGCGGTCTCAGCAGCCTTCCCCGAAAACAGATAATTATCACTTTTGCCGGTGTGCTGCTGGCGATGTTCTTAAGCTCGCTGGACCAGACCATCGTCGGCACGGCCATGCCGCGCATCATCGCCGATCTGGGCGGCTTCACGCAATACACCTGGGTAACCACGGCCTACATCATCACCTCGGCGGTGGCCATCCCCATCACCGGCAAGCTGACCGACATGTACGGGCGCAAGTATTTTTACCTGGGCGGCATCGCCATCTTCGTGCTGGCGTCCGTTGCCTGCGGCTTGAGCAACACCATGGTGCAGATTATCATCTTCCGCGGCGTCCAGGGCATCGGCGGCGGCGTGATGATGGCCAACGCTTTCACCGTCATCGGCGACCTGTTTCCGCCGGCGGTGCGCGGTAAATACCAGGGTATTATGAGCGCCGTTTTCGGCCTTTCCGCGGTTATCGGGCCGACGCTGGGCGGGTATATAACGGACAATCTTTCCTGGCATTGGGTATTTTTCGTGAACGTGCCGCTGGGCCTGCTGGTGATAACGCTTTTTGTTTTCTTCTTTCCGCATATTAAACCGGACAACCTCAAACATACCATCGATTATCCCGGGGTGGCTTGCTTGGTGCTGATGGTGGTGCCGCTGCTCCTGGCACTGACCTGGGGCGGCGTGGAATACCCCTGGGGTTCCGCCATAATCATCGGCCTCTTTGCCGTGTCGGTGGTGGCTTTGGGGCTGTTTCTTCTGGCGGAGCAGCGCGCCAAGGAGCCGCTGATACCGCTTTCTCTATTTCAAAACCGCATCGTGACTATCTCATTTATCATGGTCTTTTTAACATCCATGGGGATGTTCGGCGCTATTACCTTTATCCCGCTCTTTTTCCAGGGCGTGCTGGGCGCCACCGCCACGGCCAGCGGCAATTTTGTGACGCCGATGATGCTGGGGACGGTTACCGGCAGTTTCCTTTCTGGGCAGGCGCTTTCCCGTATAGGGGGGCACTATAAGTTACAGGGGGTTATCGGGGTGGGGATAATGATGGTAGGCATGTTCCTGTTGTCCCGTATGAACATCGATACCACCAACGGGGAGGCCATCAGGAACATGATTATTGCCGGCTTCGGCCTGGGCATCACCATGCCGCTTTACACCATCGCCGTGCAGAACGCCGTACCGTATAAAATACTGGGGGTAGCCACATCATCCACGGCATTTTTCCGCTCTATCGGCGGTTCGGTGGGGCTGGCGATATTCGGGTCGGTCATGAGCAACCGGTTTGCCGCGGAGCTGCTGACACGGGTGCCTCAGGACTTTGTCAACGCCGTCCCGCCTGACCAGTTGAGCACCCTGGCACATAACCCGGAGGCCTTGATGAGCTCTGATGCACAGGCTCAATTGCAAGGCATGGTAAGCCATCTGGGTGATAAAGGCCCTGCCGTTTTACAGCAGGTATTACAGGCGATGCGTGAATCTCTGGCGCTATCCATATCGCATGTTTTCCTCTATTCCTGCGCCGCGGTGGTACTGGCCTTTATCATTAACTTTTTCATCAAGGAAATTCCCCTGCGCACCCATCACGGCGCGGATACCCCTCCCCTCCAGAAAAAGGCCGGGAAATAG
- a CDS encoding C-GCAxxG-C-C family protein: MTDYAVLKKKVDELACRVWDDAAITARVAKLTKEGIPRKKLDPKEMKARKAEILDHVQLLAEEYNYIFKNCAQGTALALMEEFGLGSMEIIKALTPFPGIGGTGEICGGITGSLINFGLYFGSDNRLDYEAMNKTISISQKFMAYFEDAVGHLYCSDIIETVILGHHLNPGDSEESMMAFAGEKGFEKCGLPPGLGVRLAAGFIIDSMK; this comes from the coding sequence ATGACGGACTATGCGGTTCTTAAGAAAAAAGTGGATGAGCTGGCCTGCCGGGTCTGGGATGACGCGGCCATTACCGCCAGGGTAGCAAAGCTTACTAAGGAAGGCATTCCGCGGAAGAAGCTCGACCCCAAGGAAATGAAAGCCCGTAAGGCTGAAATCCTCGACCATGTCCAGTTACTTGCCGAGGAATATAACTATATCTTCAAGAACTGTGCCCAGGGCACGGCGCTGGCTCTGATGGAAGAGTTCGGCTTGGGCAGCATGGAAATTATCAAGGCCCTCACGCCGTTCCCGGGCATCGGGGGGACGGGGGAAATCTGCGGGGGCATTACCGGCAGCCTGATTAACTTCGGGCTTTACTTCGGCAGCGATAACCGCCTGGACTACGAGGCGATGAACAAGACCATCTCGATATCGCAGAAGTTCATGGCTTATTTCGAGGACGCGGTGGGGCATTTATACTGCTCCGACATCATCGAGACGGTCATCCTGGGGCACCACCTCAATCCCGGCGACAGCGAAGAATCCATGATGGCCTTCGCCGGGGAAAAGGGCTTTGAGAAGTGCGGCCTGCCGCCGGGTCTGGGCGTCCGCCTGGCCGCGGGGTTCATTATCGATAGTATGAAATAA
- a CDS encoding response regulator transcription factor: MSGKKVLVVDDDVKTVELVKLYLNRDGYRVLTAYNGNDALRIARENRPDLIVLDLMLPGINGFEVCRTLRSESEVPIIMLTALTTDDDRLTGLNLGADDYVTKPFSPRELAARVRAVLRRLPGERGPEKIEHGALTVNFMKHEAFLEGKPLNLSPIEFKVLGALIKEPGRVFSRAQIIENALGHDFDSFDRTIDVHILKLRRKLEPDPHHPKYIKTIYGAGYKLLENNGDSQS, translated from the coding sequence ATGTCCGGAAAAAAGGTACTGGTGGTTGACGATGATGTAAAAACGGTGGAACTGGTCAAGCTGTACCTGAACAGGGACGGCTACCGCGTCCTCACCGCCTATAACGGCAACGATGCCCTGCGCATCGCCCGGGAAAACCGCCCCGACCTTATCGTCCTTGACTTGATGCTGCCCGGCATCAACGGCTTCGAGGTCTGCCGCACGCTGCGTTCCGAGTCCGAGGTACCCATTATCATGCTCACGGCGCTGACCACCGATGACGATCGCCTGACCGGGCTGAACCTGGGGGCCGATGATTACGTGACCAAGCCTTTCAGCCCCCGAGAGCTGGCGGCCAGGGTGCGGGCGGTGCTGCGCCGCCTGCCCGGTGAGCGGGGCCCGGAGAAGATAGAGCACGGCGCGCTTACCGTCAATTTCATGAAACACGAGGCATTCCTGGAGGGCAAACCCCTCAACCTCAGCCCCATCGAGTTCAAAGTGCTGGGCGCCCTGATAAAAGAGCCGGGGCGGGTGTTCAGCCGGGCACAGATTATAGAAAACGCCCTCGGGCACGACTTCGACAGCTTCGACCGCACCATAGACGTGCATATCCTCAAGCTGCGCCGCAAACTGGAGCCAGACCCCCATCACCCCAAATATATCAAGACCATCTATGGGGCCGGCTACAAGCTCCTGGAGAACAACGGTGATTCACAATCTTAA
- a CDS encoding ATP-binding protein: protein MIHNLNVRILGSFALVIIIIFGSVFFFTYQTTRNEIREMSERLGESVQVIQDRRVQSELSRYYQLNGSWDGVQSVVEQWGIVYGRRIILTDNNGIVVADSAAELLDSSYPDGTTDQTDTVSLALSGNTFITLIPSQMGSGFGAIAKVSIVGTLYITHGELVDVNKTALQLTYNSIGGNYILGGLLAGATAILLTFLLSRRILAPVRDLTKATRQFGQGDFSRRVDPEGKGEMGELARSFNSMAERLENNQRLRQNMVADVAHELRTPLSNLKGYLEAISDGVIQPDEATIHSLNEEAATLAHLVEDLQELSLFDAGELKIDAQPEDIARLIRETVTAIQPKAAAKGLSLATELPESVSPVNIDSHRIKQVLYNLLDNAVAHTPQEGKITVTAREEGDTVYVSVADTGEGIPAAELALIFERFYRVDKSRARATGGRGLGLTIAKRLVEAHGGTIKVESRVGLGSTFTFSLPVNK, encoded by the coding sequence GTGATTCACAATCTTAACGTCCGCATCCTGGGTTCCTTCGCGCTGGTAATTATCATCATCTTCGGCTCCGTGTTCTTTTTCACCTACCAGACCACCCGCAACGAAATCAGAGAGATGAGCGAGCGCCTGGGTGAAAGCGTGCAGGTTATCCAGGACAGGCGCGTGCAGTCCGAGCTTTCCCGTTACTACCAGCTTAACGGTTCCTGGGACGGCGTCCAGTCCGTGGTGGAGCAATGGGGCATTGTGTACGGACGGCGGATTATCCTGACCGATAACAACGGCATCGTGGTAGCGGATTCCGCCGCCGAACTACTGGACTCCAGCTACCCTGATGGAACCACGGACCAGACCGACACCGTCTCTTTAGCCCTTTCGGGTAACACTTTTATTACCCTGATTCCCTCACAAATGGGGTCGGGCTTCGGGGCGATAGCCAAGGTCAGCATCGTCGGCACGCTGTATATCACTCACGGAGAACTGGTGGACGTGAACAAGACGGCGCTCCAGCTTACCTACAACTCTATAGGCGGGAACTATATCCTGGGCGGCCTGCTGGCCGGCGCGACCGCCATATTACTCACTTTCCTGCTATCGCGCCGCATCCTGGCGCCGGTTAGGGACCTGACCAAAGCCACCCGCCAGTTCGGGCAGGGTGATTTTTCCCGCCGGGTCGACCCTGAAGGCAAGGGAGAGATGGGCGAGCTGGCGCGCTCTTTCAACTCCATGGCGGAAAGGTTGGAAAATAACCAGCGCCTGCGGCAGAACATGGTGGCGGATGTCGCCCACGAGCTAAGGACACCACTCTCCAACCTCAAGGGTTACCTGGAAGCCATCAGCGACGGCGTGATACAGCCGGATGAAGCCACGATTCATTCCCTTAACGAGGAAGCCGCCACACTTGCCCACCTGGTGGAAGATTTGCAGGAATTGAGCCTGTTCGATGCCGGCGAGCTTAAGATAGACGCGCAGCCGGAGGATATTGCGCGGCTTATCCGGGAAACGGTCACCGCCATCCAGCCCAAAGCCGCCGCCAAAGGCTTATCCCTGGCGACCGAACTGCCGGAAAGCGTTTCTCCGGTCAATATAGACAGCCACCGTATCAAACAGGTGCTTTATAACCTTTTAGACAACGCCGTGGCGCATACGCCCCAGGAAGGCAAGATAACCGTAACCGCCCGTGAAGAAGGCGATACCGTTTACGTGAGCGTGGCCGATACCGGGGAAGGCATCCCCGCCGCCGAACTGGCGCTGATTTTCGAGCGCTTCTACCGCGTGGACAAGTCCCGCGCCCGGGCGACCGGCGGCAGAGGCCTGGGGCTGACTATCGCCAAACGCCTGGTAGAAGCCCACGGCGGGACGATTAAAGTGGAAAGCCGGGTCGGGCTCGGGAGCACCTTTACCTTTTCCCTGCCCGTCAACAAATAG
- a CDS encoding Vms1/Ankzf1 family peptidyl-tRNA hydrolase, with the protein MLKKRMISRGGALELLERIAGAPAAPSRTLYIPPFLAADELAVMLGEIQAAPETSGELGEIATASPTGAVIFRSDAIKYLIVPPFPVAEKVLAAGIDTAPLRAQLAKDYCIGVVLVRLGAYAIGICQGDKIIGSKVGTGLVHGRNRKGGSSSHRFERHRDKQIEQFLIRVCGHAREQLEPYLKALDYMVYGGAKKTILMAQKYCPLLMKLDKPVLPPLLDIPDPRQAVLESAVARVWSSAVWEW; encoded by the coding sequence ATGTTGAAAAAACGTATGATAAGTCGTGGGGGGGCGCTGGAGCTGCTGGAGAGAATAGCGGGGGCTCCGGCCGCGCCGTCCCGCACGCTTTATATACCGCCCTTTCTTGCCGCGGATGAACTTGCCGTGATGCTCGGGGAGATACAAGCGGCACCGGAAACAAGCGGCGAACTGGGGGAAATCGCTACCGCTTCCCCGACCGGGGCGGTTATCTTCCGTAGCGACGCGATAAAGTACCTTATCGTGCCGCCATTCCCGGTAGCGGAAAAAGTACTGGCGGCCGGTATCGACACCGCCCCGCTGCGGGCACAGCTCGCCAAAGACTATTGCATCGGAGTGGTGCTGGTTCGGCTGGGCGCTTACGCTATCGGCATTTGCCAGGGGGATAAAATCATCGGCAGCAAGGTGGGCACCGGCCTGGTGCACGGGCGGAACCGAAAGGGAGGGTCGTCATCGCACCGCTTCGAGCGGCACCGGGACAAGCAGATAGAGCAGTTTCTGATACGCGTCTGCGGCCACGCCCGCGAGCAGCTCGAGCCCTACCTGAAAGCGCTGGACTACATGGTCTACGGCGGGGCTAAAAAGACGATATTGATGGCGCAGAAGTACTGCCCGCTGCTGATGAAGCTGGACAAGCCGGTGCTGCCGCCCCTCCTGGATATCCCCGACCCCCGCCAGGCGGTGCTGGAAAGCGCCGTTGCCCGGGTGTGGTCGAGCGCGGTGTGGGAGTGGTAG
- a CDS encoding respiratory nitrate reductase subunit gamma, whose protein sequence is MFWLVFVFTAIAVFLALMVYRVVAIVRMPLHLRWELAPVPHEKGKGKYGGSYFEEYEWWKKKRRTSLAGPVAYMAKEIFLLQSVWKNNRGFWPFSFALHTGIYLLIVTVFLHIVNALFIITGVTGTVLDVFRNIAAVAALAGDILGAIGAVGLILKRYLDPAFRNFTTFAAYFRLVFLGAIFISGAVAWFAVSAPMTEMSVFVKNLLTLNGGTAAVAPLAAHIIISALFIVYLPFTDMVHFVTKFFTYHAVRWNDAPQDSGMAEKLRGLAAQPLGWSADHITGGGEKNWEDLAVEDTGDREKH, encoded by the coding sequence ATGTTCTGGCTGGTATTCGTTTTTACGGCAATAGCTGTTTTTTTGGCGCTGATGGTGTACCGCGTGGTCGCCATCGTCAGGATGCCGCTGCATCTGCGCTGGGAGCTGGCCCCGGTCCCCCACGAAAAAGGTAAGGGGAAATACGGCGGCTCTTATTTTGAAGAGTACGAGTGGTGGAAGAAAAAGCGCCGCACATCCCTGGCCGGCCCGGTGGCCTACATGGCAAAGGAGATATTTCTTTTGCAAAGCGTGTGGAAAAACAACCGGGGCTTCTGGCCGTTTTCCTTCGCCCTGCACACCGGCATTTATCTGTTAATCGTTACTGTTTTCTTGCATATCGTCAATGCCTTGTTCATCATTACCGGAGTTACGGGTACCGTTCTGGACGTTTTCCGGAACATCGCCGCGGTGGCGGCGCTGGCGGGGGATATTTTAGGCGCTATCGGGGCGGTGGGACTGATACTCAAACGCTACCTTGACCCCGCGTTCCGCAATTTCACCACCTTCGCCGCCTATTTCCGGCTGGTATTTTTAGGAGCTATTTTTATCAGCGGCGCGGTGGCCTGGTTTGCCGTCAGCGCGCCCATGACGGAAATGAGCGTCTTCGTGAAAAACCTGCTGACTTTAAACGGCGGGACCGCCGCCGTCGCGCCCCTGGCGGCGCACATTATTATTTCCGCTCTATTTATCGTCTACCTGCCGTTTACGGACATGGTGCACTTCGTCACCAAGTTCTTCACCTATCACGCCGTGCGCTGGAATGACGCACCGCAGGATAGCGGCATGGCGGAAAAACTCCGCGGGCTGGCGGCGCAGCCTTTAGGGTGGTCCGCTGACCATATTACCGGGGGCGGGGAGAAAAACTGGGAGGATTTAGCCGTGGAGGATACCGGTGACCGGGAAAAACATTAA
- a CDS encoding (Fe-S)-binding protein produces MTGKNIKLTDISQDAAKQLTTLELDALLPLPPPYDGTPDFKPLTPDQRERLVANLDGFAAMGLPKPKTAEEEDKYVALFISGLKKLLSRENNWTFLQPLLLSLDHCARCQTCSEACPVFTASGRNEIYRPTYRAEIFRRLIAKYARKGGKLLSKIKGADIELNWATVSRLYELAYRCTLCRRCAQSCPVGVDNALITRELRKLFSQELGWAPEELHAKGTVLQLKVGSPTGLRSNVAIDNLKFLDEDFSEATGLKIETPWDKEGADILLLHSAGDILSFPESVMAFTVLCNAAGLSWTLSSEAPGYDGVNYGLFYDDVQLAKIAIRHAQIARKLKVKKIVLGECGHEHKALMSVADRLLTGDLNIPRESVMTFLEHIVFSGKIKFDPSKNSFPVTLHDPCNIVRNLGIVEPQRRVLRYLCPQFREMTPHGVDNYCCGGGGGLSVMSGVNFTDWKAGVAGRLKFKQLLEAFSDHPGPEVSKYICAPCLNCKLQFRDIFRYYGAQEKSGFYCGGLAELIVNAMVDLKKPYIVFE; encoded by the coding sequence GTGACCGGGAAAAACATTAAACTAACTGATATTTCTCAGGATGCGGCTAAACAGCTCACTACTCTGGAGCTTGACGCTTTATTGCCCCTCCCGCCCCCTTATGACGGGACGCCTGACTTCAAGCCGCTTACCCCGGACCAGCGGGAAAGGCTGGTGGCTAACCTGGACGGCTTTGCCGCGATGGGTCTGCCAAAGCCTAAAACCGCGGAGGAAGAAGATAAATACGTCGCCTTGTTTATTTCCGGACTGAAAAAGCTGTTAAGCCGGGAAAACAACTGGACTTTTCTCCAGCCGCTGCTGCTTTCCCTGGACCACTGCGCCCGCTGCCAGACCTGCTCCGAGGCCTGTCCCGTCTTCACCGCCAGCGGCCGGAACGAGATTTACCGCCCCACCTACCGCGCCGAAATATTCCGCCGGCTTATCGCCAAATACGCCCGTAAAGGCGGCAAGCTGCTCTCCAAAATAAAAGGGGCGGATATCGAGCTTAACTGGGCTACTGTTTCCCGACTCTACGAGCTGGCTTACCGCTGCACGCTTTGCCGCCGCTGTGCCCAGTCCTGCCCGGTCGGCGTGGATAACGCCCTCATCACCCGCGAGCTGCGCAAGCTGTTCAGCCAGGAACTCGGCTGGGCGCCGGAAGAGCTGCACGCTAAAGGCACCGTGCTCCAACTCAAGGTAGGCTCGCCTACCGGCTTGAGATCTAATGTGGCTATCGATAATTTAAAATTCCTGGACGAGGACTTCAGCGAGGCCACCGGCCTGAAGATAGAAACGCCTTGGGATAAAGAGGGCGCGGATATTCTGCTCTTGCACAGCGCCGGGGATATCCTTTCTTTCCCGGAGAGCGTTATGGCTTTTACTGTCCTGTGCAACGCCGCCGGCCTTAGCTGGACGCTTTCTTCCGAGGCGCCGGGGTACGACGGCGTGAATTACGGCCTTTTTTACGATGATGTTCAGCTGGCCAAGATAGCCATCCGGCACGCGCAAATCGCCCGGAAGCTCAAGGTGAAAAAGATCGTGTTGGGGGAGTGCGGGCATGAGCATAAAGCCCTGATGTCCGTGGCCGACCGCCTGCTCACCGGGGACCTGAATATACCCCGGGAAAGTGTGATGACTTTCTTGGAGCATATAGTTTTCAGCGGCAAAATAAAGTTCGACCCGTCAAAAAACAGCTTCCCCGTGACCCTCCACGACCCCTGTAATATCGTCAGGAACCTGGGCATCGTCGAGCCGCAGCGGCGTGTGCTGCGCTATCTCTGCCCGCAGTTCCGGGAAATGACGCCGCACGGCGTGGACAACTATTGCTGCGGCGGGGGTGGGGGCTTGAGCGTCATGTCCGGCGTTAATTTCACGGACTGGAAGGCGGGGGTGGCGGGCCGGCTGAAATTCAAACAGCTCCTGGAGGCTTTTAGCGACCACCCCGGACCGGAAGTCAGCAAATACATCTGCGCCCCCTGTCTCAACTGTAAGCTCCAGTTCCGCGATATATTCAGGTACTACGGGGCGCAGGAGAAGTCCGGCTTTTATTGCGGCGGGCTGGCGGAATTAATCGTTAATGCTATGGTTGATCTGAAAAAACCATATATTGTTTTTGAATAA